Below is a genomic region from Methylobacterium sp. FF17.
GGCCACGCCGCCCGGGACCCTCGGGTCGCGGCCCGGTACGCCGTCGCCCCTGCCTTCGGCGGCAGGGCCCCTCGCCCTTTGGATCGCCTCCCGGCCTCACCTTGGGCCGAACACGCTCGGCAGCTTCGGGACGTCGCCCGCGCGCCTCTCGTCCTTCGGTCGGTTCGTCGCATTCCTCGTCTCGGGCGATTGGGAAGCGGCCCGGGCGCTGGCCCCTTCGCTGAACTACGACGTCGTCGCCATCGACGACGGAGGAGCCAGGTACGTCGCTGCATCTGACAGGTCCGGTCGGGACGCGACCGTCGTCGTGAGCCTGGCACCCGCTCGGGACGTAGTCTTCGAGGCGCCGCATGTTCCGTTCGAGGCCGGGACGGTGGAGGAGGCGATGGAACTCCTTCATCGTTCCGGCGGGCGTGCGGCGCTCGTCTCCGGCGCGCATCGCTGCGCCAGCATGACCTTCGCCGGATGCAGCGGGACGACGGACGTCTGCGGCCGGTCGGAGGCATACAGGGATTCCGACGTCGGCCATTACGCCGACACCCTCTTCCAGGTCGCGCACCAAACCTTGGCCTCTCTATGGCCACGCTCCGTGGCAGTCTCCCTGCATGGCATGAGGGACGATGCCGAGGGCGTAAGGACGTCGCTCATCGTCTCAAGCGGAGCGCACGGTGCGGATCCCGGGATGACGTTGCCGGCGACCCGCTTGCGTGCTTGGCTGGGGCGGTTTCCGTCCCCGGACGGCACGGTCGTGAGCTGCAATCACCCCCCGGACGACCGGTATGGTTTCCGAAGGCTGTGCGGCTTCACCAACGTGCAAGGCCGCTTCGCGAACGGGAGCCCCGACATCTGCTCGGCGAGTGCGGAAACGGCGACGGGACGCTTCATCCATCTCGAACAGGATTGGACCATCCTTCGGCCGTTCGCGGAGGATTGGCGCAACATCGGCCGATACCCCTTCGCGATGAGCCTGGTCCAAGGGATCATCGCGGTGACGCCCCCGGCCAGGTGACGGTCCCGGGCTAGGACTTCGACTGAGGGCGCGCCTCGCGGCTTTGGAAGCCTGGGTCGGCTTCGCTGAGCGGCCTTCCGTCCGACGCCCTCGCTCACCACCCTGCCGGCGTGTGCCCGTCGGTTAGCGCCGGTTGACGAGGCTTGTACGTCGCGCCGGGCGGTGCCCTGACGTTCGCCGGCAAGGGCCAGGCCCAGAGGGCGACACGCGGCGAGCCCCCACGCCTCACCGACTGAACTCATCTACGTTGCAGGGTATGAACGGACGCGCGAACTTCCCGTCGCCTACCGTGACGCGGGATGGGGTGAATTTTGCTCAGGTCGAGGAGAGTATGGCGCGGGCGGGGAGGCGCGTCACCGAGCAGGAGCCCGGGAGCGAGATCCTGCGTTCCCGGGGGCACGACTCAACGCAGACCGAGGGAATGTTCGCCAGCCTCTATGCAACCCTGGGGTATTGGAGCGCGAGCCGCGCACGGGCTTTCGCCACGAGCCAAGCGTGGTGCAAAGCTTGAGCGGCTGCGCGTCTGGAAGTGCAGGCTTGCCTCGCTCCTCGTGCCGCGGACCGACGCACGCAGAATGGCTTGCCGCATGTCCGATGCGCGGTGACCTCCTGGCGGCCGCGGGCACAGCTCAATGACCGCGTGGAGACCGTCCACACGGGGACGGGACGATCTGCCATGGTCGGATGGTACCGCCCGGTGCTTGGAAGCGACTTCCGGAGATGCGGCTCCGGGAGCCGCATCGGCCTGGGAGACGGCTCTTCGATTGCTTGGGGGATCCGTGCGTTTGGGTCGCGTCCCGACGCGTTGCTTATACAGCCTGCCGTCGCTTAAGGCGCGCCACTGCGGGCCATCGGCAGAACGATGCGCCTCGACCACTAGCCGAGGCGAAGCAACATGCCATCCCCGTCCGCTCGTCAGCCGTCGGACATGCTCCTGCGGAAGCTGGAATCGATTGCGGCCATTTCGGGGAACACGCGTCGAGCGGTCCAGGAACTGCCGTTCAACGTCCGCACGCTGAGGGGAGCGCAGGACATCGTTTCCAACGGCGACAGTCCCTCGCAATGCTGCCTACTCGTGGAAGGATGGGCGTTTCGCTACAAGCTGACCGGCAAAGGACGGCGGCAAGTCCTGTCGTTCGACGTGCCCGGAGACATCCCGGACCTTGGAGGACTGCACCTCCCAACGATGGATTACGGGCTCGCCACCCTCGGGGGCGCCATCGTGGCCTTCATCCCGCATCAGAGCCTTCGCGCCATGGTCGGAAGCTATCCGGATGTTGCTGCCATCCTCTGGCGCCTCACCCTGGTGGACTCTGCGGTCCTCCGTGAGTGGATCGTGGGCCTGGGGCAGCGCTCCGCCTGCGCGCACATAGCCCATCTCTTCTGCGAGTTGTACCTTAGGCTCGAAGCGGTAGGCCTCGCCAGCGGGCATCGTTGCTCGCTGCCGATGACCCAGGCCATGCTCGGGGATGCCCTTGGATTGTCGACGGTGCACGTCAACCGCGTCCTTCAGGAGCTGCGGGGCATGGGGTTGATCACCTTCAGCGGCCAAGTGCTGGTCATCCAGCGATGGGATGAGCTCCGGCGTGTCGCACAGTTCGATCCAGTGTACCTGCACTTGGCGGCGCGGCCAGGCGGGTAAGGCTCGGCTACGTTCCGTACCTGGCTGCACGGAGACCTCCTGTGAGCGGGGCTGCGGCCCACGTAGGAAACGTTCCGGTGCTGCCGCCAGGTAGGCCGGGACCCTGCGCCTGTCCCACGGGAACAGGGACGTCGGCGGCCGTGCCGGCGTTCGGCACCTCAGGCGAGGCTCCAAGCGAGCACCAGGATGCCGCCGACGAAAAGCCCGTACGTGACGATCAAC
It encodes:
- a CDS encoding Crp/Fnr family transcriptional regulator codes for the protein MLLRKLESIAAISGNTRRAVQELPFNVRTLRGAQDIVSNGDSPSQCCLLVEGWAFRYKLTGKGRRQVLSFDVPGDIPDLGGLHLPTMDYGLATLGGAIVAFIPHQSLRAMVGSYPDVAAILWRLTLVDSAVLREWIVGLGQRSACAHIAHLFCELYLRLEAVGLASGHRCSLPMTQAMLGDALGLSTVHVNRVLQELRGMGLITFSGQVLVIQRWDELRRVAQFDPVYLHLAARPGG